From Bacteroidota bacterium, one genomic window encodes:
- a CDS encoding AAA family ATPase: MGHIKNIKIENFRGFDKLEISNFGQINLIVGRNNCGKSSLLESIFLSIGMSNPLLPTNINSFRGLNNSVNDLKYIFHRLKLDKVPVLTITTDSKVERKLEIKPKYNQNLKNDKIQKKSEDELVIMNTSTATPFLSGVDLIFTIKEKQKKIQTGRSSFSFVNEREIETKQEKGYQEKMNAVYITSDSKEKNALQRFSEIVIRKKENAILSALQKIDDRIISILPLPDGLYLNHADFEELVPSNIAGDGIRRYLNIVTTVAEKPNSIILIDEIENGLHFSAHISLWLSILSLCKDLNIQLFITTHNIETIKHFSEALENEKLHSLQGKSKAYSLVHTKNEGIKAYSYSYESFKNALEFENEIRN; this comes from the coding sequence ATGGGACATATTAAAAATATAAAGATTGAAAATTTTCGAGGTTTTGATAAACTTGAAATTTCAAATTTTGGACAAATAAATTTAATTGTTGGTAGAAATAATTGTGGAAAGTCCAGTCTTCTCGAAAGTATTTTCTTATCAATTGGTATGTCAAATCCTTTACTTCCAACAAACATAAATAGTTTTAGAGGCTTAAATAATTCTGTAAATGACTTAAAATATATATTTCACAGATTAAAACTTGACAAAGTTCCTGTTTTGACAATTACAACTGACAGTAAAGTAGAACGTAAACTCGAAATAAAACCAAAATACAACCAAAATTTAAAGAATGACAAAATACAAAAAAAATCGGAAGATGAATTAGTAATAATGAATACATCAACAGCAACACCATTCCTATCCGGTGTTGATTTAATTTTCACAATAAAAGAAAAACAAAAAAAAATTCAAACCGGAAGAAGCAGTTTTTCATTTGTTAATGAGCGCGAAATTGAAACAAAACAAGAAAAAGGTTACCAAGAAAAAATGAATGCTGTTTATATTACTTCAGATAGTAAAGAAAAAAATGCCTTACAAAGGTTTTCTGAAATAGTAATACGAAAAAAAGAGAATGCAATTTTATCCGCACTTCAAAAAATTGATGATAGAATTATTTCTATATTGCCACTTCCAGACGGTTTATATCTAAATCATGCTGATTTTGAAGAATTAGTACCAAGTAATATAGCAGGAGATGGAATTCGAAGATATTTGAATATAGTTACGACAGTTGCAGAAAAACCTAATAGCATTATTCTGATTGATGAAATTGAAAACGGATTACATTTTTCAGCACATATTTCTTTGTGGCTTAGCATTTTATCTTTATGTAAAGATTTAAATATTCAATTATTTATAACTACACATAATATTGAAACAATAAAACATTTTAGCGAAGCCTTAGAAAATGAAAAACTACATTCTTTGCAAGGCAAATCAAAGGCTTATTCACTTGTCCATACAAAAAATGAAGGAATAAAAGCATATTCCTATTCTTATGAAAGTTTTAAAAATGCCTTAGAATTTGAAAATGAAATAAGAAATTAA
- a CDS encoding MoxR family ATPase, translating into MNYNSDVEAVDSLRKAYENLSSEIKKVIFGQDQVVKEVLITIFSNGHALLVGVPGLAKTLLVNTISQTLGLKYKRIQFTPDLMPSDIIGTEILTEDRHFKFVKGPLFANIILADEINRTPPKTQAAMLEAMQERAITAAGTNYQLEKPFFVLATQNPIEQEGTYPLPEAQLDRFMFNIWLDYPAFNDELTVVKNTTSDINVKLKKILTAEEILFFQGLIRKIPVNDNVLEYAVRLSAKTRPNTELAHEIVNKYINWGAGPRASQYLIIGAKTHAVLNGKYSPDIEDIKAVAAPILRHRLIKNYKAEAENISIEDIISELLK; encoded by the coding sequence ATGAATTATAATAGTGATGTAGAAGCGGTTGACTCGTTGAGGAAGGCTTATGAAAATTTAAGTTCAGAAATCAAAAAAGTAATATTCGGGCAAGATCAAGTAGTGAAAGAAGTATTAATTACAATTTTCAGTAATGGCCATGCTTTGCTTGTTGGTGTTCCCGGATTGGCAAAAACTCTTTTGGTGAATACAATTTCGCAAACTCTTGGATTAAAATATAAACGTATTCAATTTACTCCGGATTTGATGCCTTCCGATATTATTGGAACAGAAATATTGACAGAAGATCGTCACTTTAAATTTGTAAAAGGTCCATTGTTTGCCAACATTATTCTCGCCGACGAAATAAACCGGACACCTCCAAAAACTCAGGCAGCAATGCTCGAAGCAATGCAAGAAAGAGCAATTACAGCCGCTGGAACAAACTATCAATTAGAAAAACCATTTTTTGTACTTGCCACTCAAAACCCTATTGAACAGGAGGGTACATATCCTTTGCCAGAAGCTCAGTTAGACAGATTCATGTTTAATATCTGGTTAGATTATCCGGCTTTCAACGACGAATTGACGGTTGTGAAAAATACAACATCTGATATAAATGTGAAATTGAAGAAAATTCTAACTGCTGAAGAGATACTTTTCTTTCAGGGACTAATTCGTAAAATTCCGGTAAACGACAATGTACTTGAATATGCCGTTCGTTTATCGGCAAAAACCCGACCAAATACTGAATTGGCTCACGAAATTGTCAACAAATATATTAACTGGGGAGCAGGTCCTCGTGCTTCACAATATTTAATAATTGGTGCAAAAACTCATGCAGTTCTAAACGGAAAATACTCGCCCGATATTGAAGACATAAAGGCTGTAGCTGCTCCAATTCTTCGACATAGATTAATTAAAAACTATAAAGCCGAAGCCGAAAATATTTCAATTGAGGATATTATTAGTGAATTGCTTAAATAG
- a CDS encoding molybdopterin-dependent oxidoreductase has translation MKTTRRKFLKISSVGAGSLALSSPVFNFFQNSDKEKSINAENANKRFPTYCEICFWKCAGWVHTDDKGEIKKITGNDDDPHCNGRFCPRGTGGVGMYSDEDRLKEPLMRVEIDGKQQYKRVSWDTALDYIAKKLKKIEKEHGPECVALFTHGSGGKLLGQFLKAYGSKNITAPSFAQCRGPREVAFLSTFGDIIQSPERVDIRDTKCLVLIGSHIGENMHNGQVQEFSDAIDKGATIITVDPRFSTAASKSKYWLPIKPATDMALLLTWINIIIQEEWYDKKYVEKYTFGLDYLKDHVKTFTPEWAYGITNIKPDEIRKTAKEMANASPAVIVHPGRHVTWYGDDTQRLRAVAILNALLGSWGRRGGFYFPEKFSIPKYPIPEFPKPKRTWREAFPGKYNLAHEVLSSGICDASIPSPERDCSFKAWIVNGTNLITTLPNQENTIKAIDSLDLLVVIDTMPMEITSYADIVLPECTYLERYDMLRSSPHREPNIALRMPAAEPKYNSKPDWWIAKKLAEKMGLNAYFPWNNIEELLDWQLKKIGSSLEEMKKIGVKKFKREFDDLFLADGEDMEFNTNTGKIELYSTSLEEEGFDPMPNFTKHPEPPEGFYRLNYGRAPMHTFSRTTNNPNLSELMKTNSLWVNPKVAKIWDIQNGQEVWLQNQDGIISDFSIEVRVTERIRWDSVYMVHGFGHTKKKLSRAFGKGISDTQLITNIMLDPIMGGTGMRGNFVTFLLEKPRTEEVES, from the coding sequence ATGAAAACTACTCGTAGAAAATTTTTAAAAATATCTTCTGTTGGTGCCGGTAGCTTAGCATTAAGTTCGCCTGTTTTCAACTTTTTTCAAAACTCGGATAAAGAAAAATCCATAAATGCTGAAAATGCAAATAAGCGATTTCCTACATATTGCGAAATTTGTTTTTGGAAATGTGCAGGTTGGGTTCATACAGACGATAAAGGTGAAATAAAGAAAATCACTGGAAATGATGACGATCCGCATTGTAACGGCAGATTTTGCCCGAGAGGAACCGGTGGTGTAGGAATGTATTCGGACGAAGACAGGTTGAAAGAGCCATTAATGAGAGTTGAAATTGATGGAAAACAACAGTACAAAAGGGTAAGTTGGGATACTGCACTTGATTATATTGCAAAAAAACTTAAAAAGATTGAAAAAGAACATGGGCCAGAATGTGTTGCATTGTTTACTCATGGTTCGGGCGGAAAACTTCTTGGACAATTTTTGAAGGCATATGGTTCAAAAAATATTACTGCTCCATCTTTTGCTCAATGTAGAGGTCCGCGTGAAGTTGCATTTTTATCAACTTTTGGCGATATTATTCAATCGCCTGAACGAGTGGATATTCGCGATACTAAGTGTTTAGTTTTAATTGGCTCGCATATTGGCGAAAATATGCACAATGGGCAGGTTCAGGAATTTTCCGATGCTATCGATAAAGGAGCCACAATAATTACTGTTGACCCAAGATTTTCGACTGCTGCAAGTAAATCGAAATATTGGTTGCCAATAAAACCCGCAACAGATATGGCACTGCTGCTTACTTGGATAAATATAATTATTCAAGAAGAATGGTATGACAAAAAATATGTTGAGAAATATACATTTGGTCTGGATTATTTAAAGGATCATGTAAAAACTTTTACACCCGAGTGGGCATACGGAATTACAAATATTAAACCTGACGAGATAAGAAAAACCGCCAAAGAAATGGCAAATGCTTCACCCGCAGTTATTGTTCATCCGGGCAGACATGTAACATGGTATGGCGACGATACTCAGCGACTTCGGGCAGTAGCAATTTTGAATGCGCTCTTGGGTTCCTGGGGTAGGAGAGGAGGATTCTATTTCCCTGAAAAATTTAGTATTCCAAAATATCCAATTCCTGAATTTCCGAAACCTAAAAGAACTTGGCGCGAAGCATTTCCTGGAAAGTATAATTTAGCACACGAAGTACTGTCTTCCGGAATTTGCGATGCCAGCATTCCTTCTCCCGAACGAGATTGTTCATTTAAAGCATGGATAGTGAACGGGACAAATCTTATTACAACCTTACCAAATCAGGAAAATACTATCAAAGCAATTGATTCGTTGGATTTGCTTGTTGTGATTGACACAATGCCAATGGAAATAACCAGTTACGCCGATATTGTTTTGCCGGAGTGTACTTATCTCGAACGCTACGATATGTTAAGAAGTTCGCCACATCGCGAACCCAATATTGCTCTACGAATGCCGGCAGCCGAGCCAAAATACAATTCGAAACCAGATTGGTGGATAGCTAAAAAACTTGCCGAAAAAATGGGTTTGAACGCATATTTTCCATGGAATAATATTGAAGAACTACTCGACTGGCAATTGAAAAAAATTGGATCTTCGCTCGAAGAGATGAAGAAAATCGGAGTGAAAAAATTCAAAAGAGAGTTTGATGATTTATTCCTTGCAGATGGTGAAGACATGGAGTTTAATACAAATACCGGAAAAATTGAATTATATTCTACTTCACTTGAAGAAGAAGGTTTCGACCCAATGCCGAATTTTACAAAACATCCGGAACCACCGGAAGGTTTCTATCGATTGAATTATGGTAGAGCTCCAATGCACACGTTTAGCCGTACTACAAACAATCCCAATCTGTCGGAATTGATGAAAACAAATTCTCTGTGGGTGAATCCGAAAGTTGCCAAAATTTGGGATATTCAAAACGGACAAGAAGTTTGGTTACAAAATCAAGATGGGATAATTTCAGACTTTTCTATAGAAGTTAGAGTTACAGAAAGAATAAGATGGGATTCGGTGTATATGGTTCACGGTTTTGGTCATACTAAAAAGAAACTTTCACGAGCTTTCGGAAAAGGAATTAGCGATACTCAGCTAATTACAAATATTATGCTCGATCCAATTATGGGAGGCACCGGGATGAGAGGAAATTTTGTTACATTTTTATTAGAAAAACCTAGAACTGAGGAGGTAGAATCATGA
- a CDS encoding 4Fe-4S dicluster domain-containing protein codes for MRYAMAIDTKKCVGCSDCVVACQTENNVPLGYCRDWVTEVTSGTFPKLEMEIRSERCNHCDNSPCVRCCPTGASHYSDGGTVLVTPNKCIGCGACITACPYDARFPHPEGHVDKCTFCLPNRVSKGENPACVSVCPTKCMYFGDLDDPNSEVSTIIKQRKWKTLIPEAGTSPRIYYLI; via the coding sequence ATGAGATATGCAATGGCTATTGATACAAAAAAATGTGTTGGTTGCAGCGATTGTGTAGTTGCTTGCCAAACCGAAAATAATGTTCCACTCGGATATTGCAGAGATTGGGTAACTGAAGTAACAAGCGGAACCTTTCCAAAACTTGAAATGGAAATTCGTTCAGAACGCTGCAATCATTGCGATAATTCGCCGTGTGTAAGATGTTGCCCAACAGGAGCAAGTCATTATAGCGATGGAGGAACTGTACTTGTAACACCAAACAAATGTATTGGTTGCGGTGCTTGCATAACTGCTTGCCCCTACGATGCCAGATTCCCTCACCCAGAAGGACATGTTGACAAATGCACTTTTTGTTTACCAAACAGAGTGAGCAAAGGAGAAAATCCGGCTTGTGTTTCTGTTTGCCCAACAAAATGTATGTACTTTGGCGATCTCGACGATCCAAATAGTGAAGTTTCTACAATTATTAAACAGCGAAAATGGAAGACTTTAATTCCTGAAGCAGGCACCAGTCCACGAATATATTATTTAATATAG
- the nrfD gene encoding polysulfide reductase NrfD produces the protein MNEEIIISGRMNEWIDPQLHIWHWQIPIYLFLGGLAAGLLFFAALFTIRGEQDKYPTIVKIAPFIAPIALALGLFALFLDLKHKLFFWRLYTTIRIESPMSWGAWVLMAITPLSMVWCALNIKAIFPKWDWKYEWIKEIEEYLKKNILTISWIMMVFSIILGVYTGILFSAFNARPLWNTSILGPLFLSSGLSAGAATIILMSKSHIERLTMAKIDLLIIIVEIFLIVHMFMGFLASTQVQIDAASLFLGGKYTTPFWLFVVVLGLVVPAILEFLEIKNYKMPTFIAPILVIFGSLMLRFIIAYAGQESRWLY, from the coding sequence ATGAACGAAGAGATAATTATCAGTGGAAGAATGAACGAATGGATTGATCCACAACTTCATATTTGGCATTGGCAAATACCTATATATTTGTTTCTCGGAGGATTGGCAGCAGGACTTTTATTTTTTGCTGCACTTTTTACAATTCGAGGCGAGCAAGACAAATATCCTACTATCGTAAAAATTGCACCATTTATTGCTCCAATTGCTTTAGCTTTAGGATTGTTTGCTCTTTTTCTCGATTTGAAACATAAATTGTTTTTCTGGCGACTCTACACTACAATTCGGATAGAATCACCAATGTCGTGGGGTGCATGGGTTTTGATGGCAATCACCCCACTATCAATGGTTTGGTGTGCATTAAATATAAAAGCAATATTTCCGAAATGGGATTGGAAATATGAATGGATTAAAGAAATTGAAGAATATTTGAAAAAAAACATATTGACTATTTCTTGGATAATGATGGTTTTTTCAATTATACTTGGAGTATATACAGGAATTTTATTTTCTGCATTTAATGCTCGCCCACTATGGAATACTTCAATTCTCGGTCCACTATTTTTATCATCTGGTTTGTCAGCTGGGGCTGCCACAATTATACTTATGAGCAAATCGCACATAGAAAGGCTCACAATGGCAAAAATTGACCTGTTAATAATAATTGTTGAAATATTTCTAATAGTACATATGTTTATGGGATTTCTTGCAAGTACTCAGGTTCAGATAGATGCTGCAAGCTTGTTCCTTGGCGGAAAATATACAACTCCATTCTGGCTTTTTGTTGTTGTTCTGGGCTTAGTAGTTCCGGCAATTCTTGAATTTCTTGAAATTAAAAATTATAAAATGCCAACTTTTATTGCTCCGATTCTGGTAATTTTTGGGAGCTTAATGTTAAGATTTATAATTGCTTATGCAGGGCAAGAAAGCCGTTGGCTGTATTAA
- a CDS encoding YeeE/YedE family protein, which produces MEQNITKKKTAKYINPYLGGVLLGIVVLIANFVSGRGLGASGAVKSVIVSGVEAITPSHAENAAFYKEYSETHEGNPLNSWLVYQMLGVLVGGFISGVIFRRLKLKVEHSPKISSKRRLIFAIIGGILFGFGSQLGRGCTSGSALSGMAVLSLGGFISMMAIFGTAFALAFFVRKNWI; this is translated from the coding sequence ATGGAACAAAATATAACGAAAAAGAAAACTGCAAAATACATAAATCCCTATCTCGGAGGAGTTTTATTAGGAATTGTTGTGCTAATTGCAAATTTTGTGTCGGGGCGCGGACTTGGAGCCAGCGGAGCAGTAAAAAGTGTAATTGTTTCAGGGGTTGAGGCTATTACTCCTTCGCATGCCGAAAATGCTGCGTTTTATAAAGAATATTCTGAAACACATGAAGGTAATCCGCTGAATTCTTGGTTAGTATATCAGATGCTTGGCGTTTTGGTCGGAGGTTTTATTTCTGGTGTAATTTTCAGACGACTGAAGCTAAAAGTTGAACATTCTCCGAAAATTAGCTCAAAACGGCGGCTAATTTTTGCAATTATTGGAGGAATTCTCTTCGGATTTGGTTCACAGCTTGGAAGAGGCTGTACTAGTGGTTCGGCACTAAGTGGGATGGCTGTTCTGTCGCTCGGAGGATTTATTTCTATGATGGCAATATTTGGAACTGCTTTTGCCTTAGCTTTTTTTGTTAGAAAAAATTGGATATGA